In the genome of Anaerolineae bacterium, the window CCGCTGGCTGAGGGAGAACATCGCCCTTAACGGCTTCACCCTGCGGGTGACTGTAGAGAATGTAGCTGTCAGCGATGGAAAACAGCCCTTTGTGCGCTTGAACGCTCCCCTTTACTACACCAGCGAATGGAGCATCGTCAGGCCCAGTCCGATCCACCGCTCTATTGAGGCGCGGGCTATTTGCCTGGATGCTTACTTCGTCCAGGGCCCAGGGTTGGATTTCATCAAAATAGACATAGAGGGCGCAGAGTTTATGGCCCTTCAGGGAAGTCAGACAATCCTCCTTCGGGATCGTCCCTTTTTGCTGATAGAATTACATGGCGACGAAGGCCAAAGGGCTGCCCATTTCCTTTTAGAGATGGGTTATCGGATAGAAGACCTGAAGGGGCAGGTCTTTTCCGGTTCTCCTTTTCCCAGCCACATTTTTGCCCGACCGAAGGAGAAGTGAATGTGTTACATCGCGAGCCCTTATTGTTTACAGGATCGCTTCAACGACGGTCCGGTCGGCCTGGCTATGGACCCCTGGCGATCATTGACCCTAAACCAGGCGAACAAGTCTATCTTCAACAGGAGCTGGATCTCTGCCGTTTCAAGGAACTCCGATCGTTTATACCCACGTATTTCTGGTGGGAGGATTATGGCTGAACCAGTACTTTTCATCGATCATGCTCCCGCTTTAGGGGGAGCTGAAAAGATCCTGCTTTTGCTCCTCAAATATCTGGACCGAAACCGTTGGCAACCTCATCTGGCCTGCACTGGCGGTCCTCTGGCGGAAGAAGCCGCTCTGCTAAATGTCCCGGTCCACTGCCTGCCGATGCCACGCCTTCGCCGCTCCCTCCGTGCACCTTTAGATGGGCTTTCCACTGCCTGGCTCATCGCCCGCCTGGCCCGAAAGATCGGGGCAGCGTTGCTGGTCGCGACCACAATCCGGGCGGCTCTTTTCGGGGCTCTCGCCGCG includes:
- a CDS encoding FkbM family methyltransferase: MVQRVLSVVRHVLPHGLKQALKGWVVLRLIDDLVWELPPPLSGLKMKGPGVFGTYVEKPYEPEACQILMSLICPGWKCVDVGAHLGYFTLLLAHLVGDTGHVFAFEALPENARWLRENIALNGFTLRVTVENVAVSDGKQPFVRLNAPLYYTSEWSIVRPSPIHRSIEARAICLDAYFVQGPGLDFIKIDIEGAEFMALQGSQTILLRDRPFLLIELHGDEGQRAAHFLLEMGYRIEDLKGQVFSGSPFPSHIFARPKEK